A genomic segment from Dermatobacter hominis encodes:
- the dnaX gene encoding DNA polymerase III subunit gamma/tau, translating into MAHQSLYRRYRPRRFGEVRGQDHVVRALQNAVRTGTEGHAYLFSGPRGTGKTSTARILAKALNCEDLQDGEPCCVCSACVEIESGRSFDLFELDAASNNGVDNIRDLVERSAVGSPGRNKVYILDEVHMLTPAASNALLKTLEEPPEHVTFVLATTDPQKVLPTIRSRTQHYEFQLLSAKELTDYVRWIADDAPLDLDEASVDYVVRQGRGSARDTLSALDQVVAAGGVITRDAPVDQLLQALADRDSGAAVLAVSGALALGHDPRVLAEALLSELRDAFLLSLGVEVPHLVDADGERLGEWARTLGTPTLTRAMEAVGAATVDMRQAADPRVPLEVALVRLCSSSGSGAGAGGAAAGAPAASDDGVVAELLRRIESLERALADGGGTSGAPSGGRARAAAAAPAPARPRPDAAAPAASADAPATTPSAAAAPAATPPAPDAEAPAASDGPAGEAGDGPARARAALGALRSRKAESAGDAPAEGARRPAAPKAPPAPRAPRPGGQSAAPSAPAAPAAPSGSSAPADPGEPPAPASPPDVAPAAAPAEPAPAAAAPPGSEPSPVAPAPTAAAAPPSPAGGPDRDALALAFGDVVMPSLKGMAKAIYSGGRFVSVGDQGAVFALDNAPTRDRAERFRPEVEAALTAHFGTPVHLVLVDALDPDAGPPPGSDPPPAAAAPPPSPAPARPARSQPAPSEPEPSEPPPVEPAGAEAPAPRRGRPEPAAELETAPAADDTADDDESAIIDVHELEDADVAATGVEKLTKAFPGAVLVDGADGTT; encoded by the coding sequence GTGGCGCACCAATCCCTCTACCGTCGCTACCGGCCCCGCCGGTTCGGGGAGGTCCGTGGCCAGGACCACGTCGTCCGGGCGCTGCAGAACGCGGTGCGCACCGGCACCGAGGGCCACGCCTACCTCTTCTCCGGTCCCCGCGGCACCGGCAAGACGTCCACCGCCCGCATCCTGGCCAAGGCGCTGAACTGCGAGGACCTCCAGGACGGTGAGCCGTGCTGCGTGTGCTCCGCCTGCGTCGAGATCGAGTCGGGCCGCAGCTTCGACCTGTTCGAGCTCGACGCTGCGTCCAACAACGGCGTCGACAACATCCGCGACCTGGTCGAGCGGTCGGCGGTGGGTTCGCCGGGACGCAACAAGGTGTACATCCTCGACGAGGTCCACATGCTCACGCCGGCCGCGTCGAACGCGCTGCTGAAGACGCTCGAGGAGCCGCCCGAGCACGTGACCTTCGTGCTCGCCACCACCGATCCGCAGAAGGTCCTGCCGACCATCCGCAGCCGGACGCAGCACTACGAGTTCCAGCTGCTGTCGGCCAAGGAGCTCACCGACTACGTCCGCTGGATCGCCGACGACGCGCCGCTGGATCTGGACGAGGCGTCGGTCGACTACGTCGTTCGCCAGGGCCGCGGCTCGGCGCGCGACACGCTCTCCGCGCTCGACCAGGTCGTCGCCGCCGGCGGCGTGATCACCCGCGACGCACCCGTCGACCAGCTGCTGCAGGCCCTCGCCGACCGCGACAGCGGCGCAGCCGTGCTCGCAGTCTCCGGTGCCCTCGCCCTCGGCCACGACCCCCGCGTGCTGGCCGAGGCGCTGCTGTCCGAGCTCCGGGACGCCTTCCTGCTGTCGCTCGGCGTGGAGGTGCCGCACCTCGTCGACGCCGACGGCGAGCGGCTGGGGGAGTGGGCCCGGACGCTGGGCACGCCCACCCTGACGAGGGCGATGGAGGCCGTCGGCGCCGCCACGGTCGACATGCGCCAGGCCGCCGACCCCCGCGTGCCGCTCGAGGTGGCGCTCGTGCGGCTCTGCTCCTCGTCGGGCTCGGGTGCCGGCGCCGGCGGTGCCGCTGCCGGCGCGCCGGCGGCGTCCGACGACGGCGTGGTGGCGGAGCTCCTCCGGCGGATCGAGTCGCTCGAACGGGCGCTGGCCGACGGCGGCGGCACCTCGGGTGCGCCGTCGGGTGGTCGGGCCCGTGCCGCGGCCGCGGCGCCCGCACCCGCTCGCCCTCGCCCCGATGCGGCGGCGCCGGCCGCGTCGGCCGACGCGCCCGCCACGACACCGTCGGCCGCAGCAGCACCGGCCGCGACACCGCCGGCGCCCGACGCCGAGGCACCGGCCGCATCCGACGGGCCCGCGGGCGAGGCGGGTGACGGGCCCGCCCGGGCGCGCGCCGCCCTGGGTGCGCTGCGGTCCCGCAAGGCCGAGAGCGCCGGCGACGCGCCGGCCGAGGGCGCACGTCGGCCCGCGGCGCCCAAGGCCCCGCCCGCACCCCGGGCCCCGCGCCCGGGCGGACAGTCCGCTGCGCCCTCCGCCCCTGCTGCCCCCGCTGCGCCATCCGGGTCGTCTGCGCCGGCCGATCCTGGGGAGCCGCCCGCGCCAGCGTCGCCGCCCGACGTCGCGCCCGCGGCGGCGCCGGCCGAGCCGGCCCCCGCCGCGGCGGCGCCGCCAGGGTCCGAGCCGTCGCCGGTCGCACCGGCTCCCACCGCCGCGGCCGCGCCGCCGTCTCCGGCCGGTGGCCCCGACCGCGACGCCCTGGCCCTCGCCTTCGGCGACGTCGTCATGCCGAGCCTCAAGGGCATGGCCAAGGCGATCTACAGCGGCGGACGGTTCGTCTCGGTGGGGGACCAGGGCGCCGTGTTCGCGCTCGACAACGCGCCGACCCGCGACCGGGCCGAGCGGTTCCGCCCCGAGGTGGAGGCCGCGCTGACCGCGCACTTCGGCACGCCGGTGCACCTGGTGCTGGTCGACGCCCTCGACCCCGACGCCGGCCCGCCGCCCGGATCCGACCCCCCGCCTGCCGCCGCGGCACCGCCGCCGTCGCCCGCGCCCGCCCGGCCGGCCAGGTCCCAGCCGGCGCCGTCCGAGCCCGAGCCGTCCGAACCGCCACCGGTGGAGCCCGCCGGCGCCGAGGCCCCGGCGCCGCGCCGTGGTCGGCCCGAGCCGGCCGCCGAGCTCGAGACGGCGCCCGCCGCCGATGACACCGCGGACGACGACGAGTCGGCCATCATCGACGTGCACGAGCTGGAGGACGCCGACGTGGCCGCCACCGGCGTGGAGAAGCTGACCAAGGCGTTCCCCGGCGCGGTCCTGGTGGATGGCGCCGACGGCACGACGTGA
- a CDS encoding YbaB/EbfC family nucleoid-associated protein yields the protein MSGERDQDEAAEAEVVSGEIVPDSDMGGLGGPDLSGLVGGDDLDAGLDLGAMFQMAQDMGARMQEAQEELAATEVEGTAGGGVVSVTLNGHLHLVRVHIDPGAVDPEDLTMLEDLIVAAWSDARDQVAQLQAQADPLGGMGGLGGLGGLLGG from the coding sequence ATGAGCGGCGAGCGCGACCAGGACGAGGCGGCCGAGGCCGAGGTGGTGTCGGGCGAGATCGTCCCCGACTCGGACATGGGCGGCCTGGGCGGGCCCGACCTGTCCGGCCTCGTCGGCGGGGACGACCTCGACGCGGGGCTGGACCTGGGCGCGATGTTCCAGATGGCGCAGGACATGGGCGCCCGCATGCAGGAGGCCCAGGAGGAGCTCGCCGCGACCGAGGTCGAGGGCACCGCTGGCGGGGGCGTCGTGTCGGTCACGCTCAACGGGCACCTGCACCTCGTGCGGGTCCACATCGATCCTGGTGCGGTCGACCCCGAGGACCTCACGATGCTCGAGGACCTGATCGTCGCCGCGTGGTCCGACGCCCGCGACCAGGTCGCCCAGCTCCAGGCGCAGGCCGACCCGCTCGGCGGCATGGGCGGTCTCGGTGGCCTCGGCGGACTGCTGGGCGGCTGA